One Kineococcus aurantiacus genomic window carries:
- the rpsJ gene encoding 30S ribosomal protein S10, whose amino-acid sequence MAGQKIRIRLKAYDHEVIDSSARKIVDTVTRTGASVAGPVPLPTEKNVYCVIRSPHKYKDSREHFEMRTHKRLIDIIDPTPKTVDSLMRLDLPAGVDIEIKL is encoded by the coding sequence ATGGCGGGACAGAAGATCCGCATCAGGCTCAAGGCCTACGACCACGAGGTCATCGACAGCTCGGCGCGCAAGATCGTCGACACGGTGACCCGTACCGGCGCGTCGGTCGCAGGCCCCGTGCCGCTGCCGACCGAGAAGAACGTCTACTGCGTGATCCGCTCGCCGCACAAGTACAAGGACAGCCGCGAGCACTTCGAGATGCGGACGCACAAGCGTCTCATCGACATCATCGACCCGACCCCGAAGACCGTCGACTCGCTCATGCGTCTCGACCTCCCGGCCGGCGTCGACATCGAGATCAAGCTCTGA
- the rplP gene encoding 50S ribosomal protein L16 yields MLIPRRVKHRKQHHPTRRGAASGGTRVTFGEYGIQAVEGGYVTNRQIESARIAITRHIRRGGKVWINIYPDRPLTKKPAETRMGSGKGSPEWWIANIKPGRVMFELSFPTEKVAHEALTRAIHKLPVKCKIVRREGGE; encoded by the coding sequence GTGCTGATCCCACGGCGAGTCAAGCACCGCAAGCAGCACCACCCCACGCGGCGTGGTGCGGCGTCCGGCGGCACCCGCGTCACCTTCGGTGAGTACGGCATCCAGGCCGTCGAGGGCGGGTACGTCACCAACCGGCAGATCGAGTCCGCTCGTATCGCCATCACGCGTCACATCCGTCGTGGCGGCAAGGTCTGGATCAACATCTACCCGGACCGCCCCCTCACGAAGAAGCCGGCCGAGACCCGCATGGGTTCCGGCAAGGGCTCGCCGGAGTGGTGGATCGCGAACATCAAGCCCGGTCGCGTGATGTTCGAACTGTCGTTCCCGACCGAGAAGGTGGCGCACGAGGCTCTGACCCGTGCGATCCACAAGCTCCCGGTCAAGTGCAAGATCGTGCGTCGCGAGGGTGGTGAATGA
- the rplC gene encoding 50S ribosomal protein L3 translates to MSDRQVRGVLGTKLGMTQLWNADNRVVPVTVVKVEPNVVTQVRTTTTDGYEAVQLATTAIAQRKANKPAAGHFAKANVAPRRHLVELRTTDAGSYELGQEVTAEVFETGATVDVVGTTKGKGFAGVMKRHGFSGVGASHGAHRNHRKPGSIGGCATPGRVFKGMRMAGRMGAARQTTQNLTVQAIDAEKGLLLITGAIPGPRGGLVLVKSASKARVKEA, encoded by the coding sequence ATGAGCGACAGGCAAGTGCGAGGCGTGCTCGGCACGAAGCTCGGCATGACCCAGCTGTGGAACGCGGACAACCGCGTCGTCCCGGTGACCGTGGTCAAGGTCGAGCCGAACGTCGTCACCCAGGTCCGCACCACTACCACCGACGGCTACGAAGCCGTCCAGCTGGCCACCACGGCGATCGCGCAGCGCAAGGCGAACAAGCCCGCCGCCGGTCACTTCGCGAAGGCGAACGTCGCCCCGCGCCGTCACCTGGTGGAGCTGCGCACGACGGACGCCGGCTCCTACGAGCTCGGCCAGGAAGTCACCGCCGAGGTCTTCGAGACCGGCGCGACGGTCGACGTCGTCGGCACCACCAAGGGCAAGGGCTTCGCCGGTGTCATGAAGCGTCACGGCTTCTCCGGTGTCGGCGCCTCCCACGGTGCGCACCGCAACCACCGCAAGCCCGGGTCGATCGGCGGCTGCGCCACCCCGGGTCGCGTGTTCAAGGGCATGCGGATGGCCGGGCGCATGGGTGCCGCCCGCCAGACCACCCAGAACCTGACCGTGCAGGCGATCGACGCGGAGAAGGGGCTGCTGCTCATCACGGGCGCCATCCCCGGTCCCCGCGGCGGCCTCGTGCTCGTCAAGAGCGCGTCCAAGGCGCGCGTGAAGGAGGCCTGA
- the rplV gene encoding 50S ribosomal protein L22: MEAKAQTRHLRVTPQKARRVVDLVRGKQATEAVAVLSFAPQAAAEPVRKLVESAIANAKFLADKHSEAFDPNDYVVKAIHVDEGPTMKRFRPRAQGRAGRILKRTSHITVVVAPAVAGAKKTRRTR, from the coding sequence ATGGAAGCCAAGGCGCAGACGCGGCACCTCCGCGTCACGCCCCAGAAGGCGCGCCGAGTCGTCGACCTCGTCCGGGGCAAGCAGGCCACTGAAGCCGTCGCCGTGCTGTCGTTCGCCCCGCAGGCGGCGGCCGAGCCCGTGCGCAAGCTCGTCGAGAGCGCCATCGCGAATGCGAAGTTCCTCGCGGACAAGCACTCCGAGGCGTTCGACCCGAACGACTACGTCGTCAAGGCGATCCACGTCGACGAGGGTCCGACCATGAAGCGCTTCCGTCCGCGGGCCCAGGGCCGCGCCGGACGCATCTTGAAGCGCACCAGCCACATCACCGTGGTCGTGGCTCCCGCCGTCGCCGGCGCCAAGAAGACGAGGAGGACCCGCTGA
- the rplR gene encoding 50S ribosomal protein L18, producing MGLSTQKTQKGTAPARKRRHTRVRKKVVGTAVRPRLVVTRSTRHVFVQVIDDAAGHTLASASTMEADLRASSDDKSAKAKAVGVLVGERAKAAGIEAVVFDRGGNRYAGRVAAIADGAREAGLAL from the coding sequence ATGGGACTCTCCACCCAGAAGACCCAGAAGGGCACTGCGCCCGCGCGCAAGCGCCGTCACACCCGCGTGCGCAAGAAGGTCGTCGGCACCGCCGTCCGTCCTCGTCTCGTGGTCACGCGGTCCACGCGTCACGTCTTCGTCCAGGTCATCGACGACGCCGCGGGTCACACCCTCGCGTCGGCCTCGACCATGGAAGCTGACCTGCGCGCCAGCAGCGACGACAAGTCGGCCAAGGCGAAGGCGGTCGGCGTCCTCGTCGGCGAGCGCGCCAAGGCGGCCGGCATCGAGGCCGTGGTCTTCGACCGCGGTGGCAACCGGTACGCCGGGCGCGTCGCGGCGATCGCCGACGGCGCCCGTGAGGCGGGCCTGGCCCTGTGA
- the rpmC gene encoding 50S ribosomal protein L29: MAIGTKGLGADELREFDDTKLVEELKKAKEELFNLRFQSATGQLENNSRLKAVKRDIARIYTTMRERELGITEAPITKEAAK, from the coding sequence ATGGCGATCGGGACCAAGGGCCTCGGCGCCGACGAGCTCCGCGAGTTCGACGACACGAAGCTCGTCGAGGAGCTGAAGAAGGCGAAGGAAGAGCTGTTCAACCTGCGCTTCCAGTCCGCCACCGGCCAGCTGGAGAACAACTCCCGGCTGAAGGCCGTCAAGCGGGACATCGCCCGCATCTACACGACGATGCGCGAGCGCGAGCTCGGCATCACCGAGGCGCCGATCACGAAGGAGGCTGCGAAGTGA
- the rplD gene encoding 50S ribosomal protein L4: MSTETQTEAITVPLRTADGGTNGTVDLPAKDFARQANVALIHQVVTAQLAAARQGTHATKTRGDVRGGGKKPYKQKGTGRARQGSLRAPQFTGGGTVHGPQPRDYSQRTPKKMIAAALRGALSDRVRHDRLHVVEGLAAGDVPSTKTARTLIATLSGRKNVLVVLTRDDEVSQKSLRNLENVHVLPADQLNTYDVLKSDDVVFTRAALDAFVAGPPKGRSATAVAAESEGNTL; encoded by the coding sequence ATGTCGACCGAAACCCAGACCGAGGCGATCACCGTCCCGCTGCGGACCGCCGACGGCGGCACCAACGGCACCGTCGACCTGCCGGCGAAGGACTTCGCCCGCCAGGCCAACGTCGCGCTGATCCACCAGGTCGTGACCGCGCAGCTCGCCGCGGCCCGCCAGGGCACGCACGCGACCAAGACGCGCGGCGACGTCCGCGGTGGCGGCAAGAAGCCGTACAAGCAGAAGGGCACCGGTCGTGCCCGCCAGGGTTCGCTGCGCGCCCCGCAGTTCACCGGCGGTGGGACCGTGCACGGCCCCCAGCCGCGCGACTACTCCCAGCGCACCCCCAAGAAGATGATCGCCGCCGCCCTGCGCGGTGCCCTCTCCGACCGGGTGCGTCACGACCGTCTGCACGTCGTGGAGGGGCTCGCCGCCGGCGACGTCCCCTCGACCAAGACGGCGCGCACGCTCATCGCGACCCTCTCGGGCCGCAAGAACGTGCTGGTCGTCCTGACCCGCGACGACGAGGTGTCGCAGAAGTCGCTGCGCAACCTCGAGAACGTCCACGTCCTGCCGGCGGACCAGCTGAACACCTACGACGTGCTGAAGAGCGACGACGTCGTCTTCACCCGCGCGGCGCTCGACGCCTTCGTCGCGGGCCCGCCGAAGGGTCGCAGCGCGACCGCGGTGGCGGCCGAGTCCGAAGGGAACACCCTGTGA
- the rplB gene encoding 50S ribosomal protein L2: MGIRKYKPTTPGRRGSSVADFVEITRSEPEKSLVRPLSKTGGRNSSGRITTRHIGGGHKRAYRVIDFRRHDKDGVAAKVAHIEYDPNRTARIALLHYLDGEKRYIIAPAKLKQGDRIENGPEADIKPGNNLPLRNIPVGTVIHAIEIKPGGGAKIARSAGASVQLVAREGRFAQLRMPSGEIRNVDVRCRATIGEVGNAEQSNINWGKAGRMRWKGKRPTVRGVAMNPIDHPHGGGEGKTSGGRHPVSPWGQPEGRTRRPGKESDKLIVRRRRTGKKR; encoded by the coding sequence ATGGGAATCCGCAAGTACAAGCCGACGACGCCGGGCCGCCGTGGCTCGTCCGTCGCCGACTTCGTCGAGATCACGCGGAGCGAGCCGGAGAAGTCGCTCGTCCGCCCGCTGTCCAAGACCGGTGGGCGCAACTCGTCCGGCCGGATCACCACCCGCCACATCGGTGGTGGCCACAAGCGCGCGTACCGCGTGATCGACTTCCGTCGTCACGACAAGGACGGCGTCGCGGCCAAGGTCGCTCACATCGAGTACGACCCCAACCGCACCGCGCGCATCGCGCTGCTGCACTACCTGGACGGCGAGAAGCGCTACATCATCGCCCCCGCGAAGCTGAAGCAGGGTGACCGGATCGAGAACGGCCCCGAGGCCGACATCAAGCCGGGCAACAACCTGCCGCTGCGCAACATCCCCGTGGGTACGGTCATCCACGCCATCGAGATCAAGCCCGGTGGCGGCGCGAAGATCGCCCGCTCCGCGGGTGCGAGCGTCCAGCTCGTCGCCCGTGAGGGTCGTTTCGCCCAGCTGCGCATGCCGTCCGGCGAGATCCGCAACGTCGACGTCCGCTGCCGCGCCACCATCGGCGAGGTCGGCAACGCCGAGCAGTCCAACATCAACTGGGGCAAGGCCGGCCGCATGCGCTGGAAGGGCAAGCGCCCGACCGTCCGCGGTGTCGCCATGAACCCGATCGACCACCCGCACGGTGGTGGTGAGGGCAAGACCTCCGGTGGTCGTCACCCGGTCAGCCCCTGGGGTCAGCCTGAGGGCCGCACGCGGCGTCCGGGCAAGGAGAGCGACAAGCTCATCGTCCGTCGCCGCCGCACCGGCAAGAAGCGCTGA
- the rplW gene encoding 50S ribosomal protein L23, whose amino-acid sequence MGGTQKDPRDILLAPVVSEKSYGLIDEGKYTFLVDPRANKTEIKIAVEKVFGVKVSAVNTANRQGKSRRTKFGTGKRKDTKRAIVTLREGTIDIFGGSVA is encoded by the coding sequence ATCGGCGGAACCCAGAAGGACCCGCGCGACATCCTGCTCGCGCCGGTCGTCTCGGAGAAGAGCTACGGGCTCATCGACGAGGGCAAGTACACCTTCCTGGTGGACCCGCGGGCCAACAAGACCGAGATCAAGATCGCGGTCGAGAAGGTCTTCGGCGTCAAGGTCTCCGCGGTGAACACCGCCAACCGTCAGGGCAAGAGCCGGCGCACCAAGTTCGGTACTGGTAAGCGCAAGGACACCAAGCGGGCCATCGTGACGTTGCGCGAGGGCACGATCGACATCTTCGGCGGCTCGGTCGCCTGA
- the rpsE gene encoding 30S ribosomal protein S5: MPGPQRRGAGAAGGGDNRNDNRGDNRGGGRGGRDGGRDNRGRGDAGDRGNFVERVVTINRVAKVVKGGRRFSFTALVVVGDGDGTVGVGYGKAKEVPAAIAKGVEEAKKNFFRVPRIQGTIPHPIQGEKAAGVVMLRPASPGTGVIAGGPVRAVLECAGVHDVLSKSLGSDNAINIVHATIEALRGLERPEQVAARRGLAVEDVAPVALLRAQAAGVAS, encoded by the coding sequence ATGCCTGGACCCCAGCGCCGAGGCGCCGGTGCGGCCGGCGGCGGCGACAACCGCAACGACAACCGCGGCGACAACCGCGGCGGCGGGCGTGGCGGTCGCGACGGCGGCCGTGACAACCGTGGACGGGGCGACGCGGGCGACCGCGGCAACTTCGTCGAGCGCGTCGTGACCATCAACCGCGTCGCCAAGGTCGTCAAGGGCGGTCGTCGCTTCAGCTTCACGGCCCTCGTGGTCGTGGGCGACGGCGACGGCACCGTCGGTGTCGGCTACGGCAAGGCCAAGGAAGTGCCCGCGGCCATCGCCAAGGGTGTCGAGGAGGCGAAGAAGAACTTCTTCCGCGTCCCGCGCATCCAGGGCACCATCCCGCACCCCATCCAGGGTGAGAAGGCGGCCGGCGTGGTCATGCTGCGCCCGGCCTCCCCGGGTACCGGCGTGATCGCCGGTGGTCCGGTCCGCGCCGTGCTCGAGTGCGCCGGTGTCCACGACGTCCTGTCGAAGTCCCTCGGCAGCGACAACGCGATCAACATCGTGCACGCGACGATCGAGGCCCTGCGCGGCCTCGAGCGTCCCGAGCAGGTGGCGGCGCGCCGTGGCCTGGCCGTCGAGG
- the rplE gene encoding 50S ribosomal protein L5 → MTTTTEARALPRLKQRYREEIKGQLHTQFSYPNVMQIPGLVKVVVNMGVGEAARDSKLIDGAVRDLTAITGQKPQITKARKSIAQFKLREGMPIGCHTTLRGDRMWEFLDRLLSLALPRIRDFRGLSAKQFDGNGNYTFGLNEQSMFHEIDQDKIDRVRGMDITVVTTAKTDDEGRALLRALGFPFKEN, encoded by the coding sequence ATGACCACCACCACTGAAGCGCGCGCCCTGCCTCGTCTGAAGCAGCGCTACCGCGAAGAGATCAAGGGTCAGCTGCACACGCAGTTCTCCTACCCGAACGTCATGCAGATCCCCGGCCTGGTCAAGGTCGTGGTGAACATGGGTGTCGGCGAGGCCGCTCGTGACTCCAAGCTGATCGACGGCGCCGTCCGCGACCTCACGGCCATCACCGGCCAGAAGCCGCAGATCACCAAGGCCCGCAAGTCCATCGCCCAGTTCAAGCTGCGTGAGGGCATGCCGATCGGCTGCCACACGACGCTGCGCGGCGACCGGATGTGGGAGTTCCTGGACCGTCTGCTGTCGCTCGCGCTCCCGCGCATCCGCGACTTCCGCGGGCTGTCGGCCAAGCAGTTCGACGGCAACGGCAACTACACCTTCGGTCTCAACGAGCAGTCCATGTTCCACGAGATCGACCAGGACAAGATCGACCGCGTCCGCGGGATGGACATCACGGTCGTGACGACGGCGAAGACCGACGACGAAGGCCGTGCGCTGCTGCGTGCTCTGGGCTTCCCGTTCAAGGAGAACTGA
- the rplX gene encoding 50S ribosomal protein L24 — protein sequence MAKLRIKKGDLVQVITRVRGRKNEDGTKTSDLGKQGKVLEVNAETQRVLVEGVNRIKRHTKARPGVEGGIVEREAPIHISNVQLVDPETKKPTRVGIREEQVERDGRTKTNRIRVAKRSGKDI from the coding sequence ATGGCGAAGTTGCGCATCAAGAAGGGTGACCTCGTGCAGGTCATCACCCGCGTGCGCGGGCGCAAGAACGAGGACGGCACCAAGACGTCCGACCTCGGCAAGCAGGGCAAGGTGCTCGAGGTCAACGCCGAGACGCAGCGCGTCCTGGTCGAGGGTGTGAACCGCATCAAGCGCCACACCAAGGCCCGTCCGGGTGTGGAGGGCGGCATCGTCGAGCGCGAGGCCCCGATCCACATCAGCAACGTGCAGCTCGTCGACCCGGAGACCAAGAAGCCGACCCGCGTCGGCATCCGCGAGGAGCAGGTCGAGCGCGACGGTCGCACCAAGACCAACCGCATCCGCGTCGCCAAGCGTTCCGGCAAGGACATCTGA
- the rpsC gene encoding 30S ribosomal protein S3 — protein sequence MGQKVNPFGFRLGITTDHRSRWFADSTKTGQRYADYVKEDVAIRRLMSKGMERAGISKVEIERTRDRVRVDIHTARPGIVIGRRGAEADRIRTELEKLTGKQVQLNILEVKSPETDAQLVAQGIAEQLASRVSFRRAMRKGMQTTMRSGAKGIRVACAGRLGGAEMSRSEFYREGRVPLHTLRANIDYGFYEARTTFGRIGVKVWIYHGDVTSRELAQSQAAAPRAPRRGERGDRGESRGRRRPTQESAPVAEAAAAGAAPTGTAAAQPVTGKGSNGTEA from the coding sequence ATGGGACAGAAGGTCAACCCGTTCGGGTTCCGTCTGGGCATCACCACCGACCACCGCAGCCGGTGGTTCGCCGACTCCACCAAGACTGGTCAGCGCTACGCCGACTACGTCAAGGAGGACGTCGCGATCCGTCGCCTCATGTCCAAGGGCATGGAGCGCGCGGGCATCTCGAAGGTCGAGATCGAGCGCACCCGCGACCGCGTGCGGGTGGACATCCACACCGCGCGCCCGGGCATCGTCATCGGCCGCCGCGGTGCGGAGGCCGACCGCATCCGCACCGAGCTCGAGAAGCTCACGGGCAAGCAGGTCCAGCTGAACATCCTCGAGGTCAAGAGCCCCGAGACCGACGCGCAGCTGGTCGCCCAGGGCATCGCCGAGCAGCTCGCCAGCCGCGTCTCGTTCCGCCGCGCCATGCGCAAGGGGATGCAGACCACCATGCGCTCGGGGGCCAAGGGCATCCGCGTCGCGTGCGCCGGCCGCCTCGGCGGTGCGGAGATGTCGCGCTCGGAGTTCTACCGCGAGGGTCGCGTTCCGCTGCACACGCTGCGCGCGAACATCGACTACGGCTTCTACGAGGCCCGCACGACCTTCGGCCGCATCGGCGTGAAGGTCTGGATTTACCACGGCGACGTCACCAGCCGTGAGCTCGCCCAGTCGCAGGCCGCCGCTCCGCGCGCCCCGCGTCGTGGTGAGCGTGGCGACCGCGGCGAGAGCCGCGGCCGTCGTCGTCCGACGCAGGAGAGCGCTCCCGTGGCCGAGGCCGCGGCCGCCGGCGCGGCGCCCACGGGCACCGCCGCCGCGCAGCCGGTCACCGGCAAGGGCAGCAACGGAACGGAGGCCTGA
- the rplN gene encoding 50S ribosomal protein L14 has product MIQQESRLKVADNTGAKEILCIRVLGGSGRRYAGIGDVIVATVKDAIPGGNVKKGDVVKAVVVRTKKERRRADGSYIRFDENAAVILRADGDPRGTRIFGPVGRELREKKFMRIISLAPEVL; this is encoded by the coding sequence GTGATCCAGCAGGAGTCGCGGCTCAAGGTCGCCGACAACACGGGTGCCAAGGAAATCCTGTGCATCCGCGTTCTCGGTGGCTCCGGCCGCCGCTACGCCGGCATCGGTGACGTGATCGTGGCCACGGTCAAGGACGCCATCCCCGGTGGGAACGTCAAGAAGGGCGACGTGGTCAAGGCCGTCGTCGTCCGCACCAAGAAGGAGCGTCGGCGCGCCGACGGTTCCTACATCCGTTTCGACGAGAACGCCGCGGTGATCCTCCGCGCGGACGGTGACCCCCGCGGTACCCGCATCTTCGGGCCCGTCGGTCGTGAACTGCGCGAGAAGAAGTTCATGCGGATCATCTCGCTGGCTCCGGAGGTGCTCTGA
- the rpsH gene encoding 30S ribosomal protein S8: protein MTMTDPIADMLTRLRNANSAYHDTVSMPYSKLKSHIAEILQEQGYIASWTVEDAEVGKKLTLNLKFGPNRERAIAGLRRVSKPGLRVYAKSTNLPRVLGGLGVAILSTSSGLLTDKQANKRGVGGEVLAYVW, encoded by the coding sequence ATGACGATGACCGACCCCATCGCGGACATGCTGACGCGTCTGCGGAACGCCAACTCGGCGTACCACGACACCGTATCCATGCCGTACAGCAAGCTGAAGTCCCACATCGCCGAGATCCTCCAGGAGCAGGGCTACATCGCCTCCTGGACGGTCGAGGACGCCGAGGTGGGCAAGAAGCTGACGCTGAACCTGAAGTTCGGCCCCAACCGCGAGCGTGCGATCGCCGGCCTGCGCCGCGTGAGCAAGCCCGGTCTGCGGGTCTACGCGAAGTCGACGAACCTGCCCCGCGTGCTGGGCGGCCTGGGCGTGGCGATCCTGTCCACCTCCTCGGGTCTCCTGACCGACAAGCAGGCCAACAAGAGAGGCGTGGGTGGGGAAGTCCTCGCCTACGTCTGGTGA
- the tuf gene encoding elongation factor Tu gives MAKAKFERTKPHVNIGTIGHIDHGKTTLTAAITRVLHDKFPELNKASAFDQIDKAPEERQRGITISIAHVEYQTEARHYAHVDCPGHADYIKNMITGAAQMDGAILVVAATDGPMPQTKEHVILARQVGVPYIVVALNKADMVEDEELLELVEMEVRELLSSYEFPGDDVPVVRVSALKALEGDKEWGDKLMELMDAVDTAIPEPERAIDQPFLMPIEDVFTITGRGTVVTGRIERGVLNVNQEVEIVGIKPTSSKTTVTSIEMFNKMLDSGQAGDNAALLLRGLKRDDVERGQVVVKPSSITPHTEFEGQAYILSKDEGGRHTPFYNNYRPQFYFRTTDVTGVVSLPEGTEMVMPGDNTEMKVDLIQPIAMEEGLKFAIREGGRTVGAGRVTKIIK, from the coding sequence GTGGCGAAGGCGAAGTTCGAGCGGACCAAGCCGCACGTCAACATCGGCACGATCGGTCACATCGACCACGGGAAGACGACGCTGACCGCGGCGATCACCCGCGTGCTGCACGACAAGTTCCCCGAGCTGAACAAGGCCTCGGCGTTCGACCAGATCGACAAGGCTCCCGAGGAGCGTCAGCGCGGGATCACGATCTCGATCGCGCACGTCGAGTACCAGACCGAGGCGCGTCACTACGCCCACGTCGACTGCCCCGGTCACGCGGACTACATCAAGAACATGATCACGGGTGCGGCGCAGATGGACGGCGCCATCCTCGTGGTCGCGGCCACCGACGGCCCGATGCCGCAGACCAAGGAGCACGTCATCCTGGCCCGCCAGGTCGGCGTCCCCTACATCGTCGTGGCCCTGAACAAGGCCGACATGGTCGAGGACGAGGAGCTCCTCGAGCTCGTCGAGATGGAGGTGCGTGAGCTCCTCTCGTCGTACGAGTTCCCGGGCGACGACGTCCCGGTCGTGCGCGTCTCCGCGCTGAAGGCCCTCGAGGGCGACAAGGAGTGGGGCGACAAGCTCATGGAGCTCATGGACGCGGTCGACACCGCGATCCCCGAGCCCGAGCGCGCCATCGACCAGCCGTTCCTGATGCCGATCGAGGACGTCTTCACGATCACCGGCCGCGGCACCGTCGTGACCGGCCGCATCGAGCGCGGTGTCCTGAACGTCAACCAGGAGGTCGAGATCGTCGGCATCAAGCCGACCTCCTCGAAGACCACCGTCACCAGCATCGAGATGTTCAACAAGATGCTGGACAGCGGCCAGGCCGGCGACAACGCCGCCCTGCTGCTGCGCGGTCTCAAGCGTGACGACGTCGAGCGCGGTCAGGTCGTCGTGAAGCCCTCCAGCATCACGCCGCACACCGAGTTCGAGGGCCAGGCCTACATCCTGTCCAAGGACGAGGGTGGCCGTCACACGCCCTTCTACAACAACTACCGTCCGCAGTTCTACTTCCGGACGACCGACGTCACGGGCGTCGTCTCGCTGCCCGAGGGCACCGAGATGGTCATGCCCGGTGACAACACCGAGATGAAGGTCGACCTCATCCAGCCCATCGCGATGGAAGAGGGCCTGAAGTTCGCGATCCGTGAGGGTGGCCGCACCGTCGGCGCCGGTCGGGTCACGAAGATCATCAAGTGA
- the rpsS gene encoding 30S ribosomal protein S19, producing MPRSLKKGPFVDDHLQKKVDAQNEAGTHNVIRTWSRRSVITPDFLGHTFAVHDGRKHIPVFVTEAMVGHKLGEFAATRTFKGHEKDDRKGRRR from the coding sequence ATGCCTCGCAGCTTGAAGAAGGGCCCGTTCGTCGACGACCACCTGCAGAAGAAGGTGGACGCCCAGAACGAGGCCGGTACGCACAACGTCATCCGGACCTGGTCCCGCCGTTCGGTCATCACCCCGGACTTCCTGGGTCACACGTTCGCGGTGCACGACGGCCGCAAGCACATCCCCGTCTTCGTCACCGAGGCGATGGTGGGGCACAAGCTCGGCGAGTTCGCTGCGACGCGGACGTTCAAGGGCCACGAGAAGGACGACCGCAAGGGTCGTCGTCGCTGA
- the rplF gene encoding 50S ribosomal protein L6 yields the protein MSRIGRLPISVPAGVDVTIDGSAVTVKGPKGELNHHIASPIAVERTEDGTLQVTRPDDERTSRSLHGLTRTLISNMVEGVTKGYEKKLEIVGTGYRVTAKGSDLEFALGFSHPVVIKAPAGITFAVESNTKFSVAGIDKQQVGEVAANIRKLRKPDPYKGKGVRYAGEQIRRKVGKAGK from the coding sequence ATGTCGCGCATCGGTCGACTCCCGATCTCCGTCCCCGCGGGCGTGGACGTGACCATCGACGGCTCCGCCGTCACGGTCAAGGGCCCCAAGGGCGAGCTGAACCACCACATCGCTTCGCCCATCGCGGTGGAGCGCACCGAGGACGGCACCCTCCAGGTGACCCGTCCCGACGACGAGCGCACCTCGCGCTCGCTGCACGGCCTGACCCGCACGCTGATCTCGAACATGGTCGAGGGCGTCACCAAGGGCTACGAGAAGAAGCTCGAGATCGTCGGCACGGGGTACCGCGTCACGGCCAAGGGCTCCGACCTCGAGTTCGCCCTCGGCTTCAGCCACCCGGTCGTCATCAAGGCGCCCGCGGGCATCACGTTCGCGGTGGAGAGCAACACCAAGTTCTCCGTGGCGGGCATCGACAAGCAGCAGGTCGGCGAGGTCGCCGCGAACATCCGCAAGCTCCGCAAGCCCGACCCGTACAAGGGCAAGGGCGTGCGCTACGCCGGCGAGCAGATCCGCCGCAAGGTCGGAAAGGCTGGTAAGTGA
- the rpsQ gene encoding 30S ribosomal protein S17, translating to MSEQDTTATTERGYRKTRRGYVVSDKMQKTVVVEVEDRVKHPLYAKVIRRTTKVKAHDEVETAGVGDLVLIAETRPLSATKRWRVVEVLERAK from the coding sequence GTGAGCGAGCAGGACACCACTGCCACGACCGAGCGCGGCTACCGCAAGACGCGTCGCGGGTACGTCGTCAGCGACAAGATGCAGAAGACCGTCGTCGTCGAGGTCGAGGACCGCGTGAAGCACCCGCTCTACGCCAAGGTCATCCGCCGCACGACCAAGGTCAAGGCGCACGACGAGGTCGAGACGGCCGGTGTGGGCGACCTCGTCCTCATCGCCGAGACCCGGCCGCTGTCCGCGACCAAGCGCTGGCGCGTCGTCGAGGTCCTCGAACGCGCGAAGTGA
- a CDS encoding type Z 30S ribosomal protein S14 translates to MAKTSLIHKAARKPKFAVRAYTRCQRCGRPHAVYRKFGLCRICVREMAHAGELPGVTKSSW, encoded by the coding sequence GTGGCGAAGACCTCCCTGATCCACAAGGCCGCGCGCAAGCCGAAGTTCGCGGTGCGCGCCTACACCCGCTGCCAGCGCTGCGGTCGCCCGCACGCCGTGTACCGCAAGTTCGGCCTGTGCCGCATCTGCGTGCGCGAGATGGCCCACGCCGGCGAGCTGCCCGGCGTGACCAAGAGCAGCTGGTGA